The Palleronia sp. THAF1 genome window below encodes:
- the crtD gene encoding 1-hydroxycarotenoid 3,4-desaturase CrtD encodes MSNSRVIVVGAGMGGLSAAMRLAASGCDVTVFESASAPGGKMRTLPSDAGPVDAGPTVLTLRDVFDDLFTDCGMRLDDHVTLEAETVLARHFWPDGSRLDLHADHDRSVKAIHDFAGARAAKQFRAFHAETDRLFRAFDAPMMRSAKPSLVSMILRVAADPALMRAMTPLSTLAQRLGRRFDDPRLVQLFGRYATYVGGLPQQVPGLLALIWQAESRGVWRVQGGMHRLARAMADAAERLGATVVYDTPVARIEDGPFVVLADGTRHPAEHVVFNGDPRALRQSLLGPNPAHAVKQSATEPRSLSAEVWAFAATPHGPDLHHHNVFFGADYTTETELLAQGGVPHDPTVYICAMDHGTGRTPPALERFETIVNAAPLPHDDSEAPCYNQTFQTLAERGLTFTPTPNPATRTTPQGFAALFPGSLGSIYGRSPSGTMAAFQRPTARTAMKGLILAGGGAHPGAGVPMAALSGKQAAEAIISARTSTLPSRRTATPGGTSTGSATTVRAPSRSSGS; translated from the coding sequence ATGTCCAATTCCCGTGTGATCGTCGTCGGTGCCGGTATGGGCGGCCTTTCCGCTGCCATGCGTCTGGCCGCGTCGGGCTGCGATGTTACCGTTTTTGAGTCGGCCTCCGCTCCCGGCGGCAAGATGCGCACGCTGCCCTCTGACGCGGGGCCGGTGGATGCGGGACCGACGGTACTGACCCTGCGCGATGTGTTCGATGACCTGTTCACCGACTGCGGGATGCGGCTAGACGATCATGTGACGCTGGAGGCTGAAACGGTCCTCGCGCGGCACTTCTGGCCCGACGGTAGCAGGCTTGACCTGCACGCGGATCACGACCGTTCCGTCAAGGCGATCCACGATTTCGCGGGGGCGAGGGCCGCCAAGCAGTTCCGCGCGTTTCACGCCGAAACCGACCGCCTGTTCCGCGCCTTCGACGCGCCAATGATGCGATCCGCCAAACCGTCCCTGGTCTCGATGATCCTGCGCGTCGCCGCCGATCCTGCCCTGATGCGCGCAATGACGCCCCTGTCCACGCTGGCCCAGCGGTTGGGGCGGCGCTTCGATGATCCGCGCCTTGTTCAGTTATTCGGGCGCTACGCCACCTATGTCGGCGGTCTGCCGCAGCAGGTGCCGGGGTTGCTCGCGCTGATCTGGCAGGCCGAGTCGCGTGGGGTTTGGCGGGTTCAGGGCGGAATGCACAGGCTCGCCCGCGCCATGGCGGATGCGGCTGAACGGCTTGGCGCTACCGTCGTTTACGACACCCCCGTGGCACGGATCGAAGATGGGCCTTTCGTGGTGCTGGCCGATGGCACCCGCCACCCAGCCGAACACGTCGTCTTCAATGGTGACCCGCGCGCACTGCGGCAAAGCCTGCTGGGGCCCAATCCCGCCCACGCAGTGAAGCAATCCGCCACCGAACCGCGCAGCCTGTCGGCTGAGGTCTGGGCCTTTGCCGCGACGCCCCACGGCCCGGACTTGCACCACCACAACGTCTTCTTCGGCGCGGACTACACGACCGAGACCGAATTACTCGCCCAAGGCGGCGTCCCTCACGACCCCACCGTCTACATCTGCGCGATGGATCACGGGACCGGGCGCACGCCGCCCGCCCTTGAACGGTTCGAAACCATCGTGAACGCCGCCCCCCTGCCCCACGACGACTCAGAGGCCCCATGCTACAATCAAACCTTCCAGACGCTGGCCGAACGCGGCCTGACCTTCACGCCGACGCCGAACCCGGCGACCAGAACTACACCGCAGGGGTTCGCGGCGCTGTTTCCGGGCTCTCTCGGGTCGATCTACGGGCGATCCCCATCGGGAACGATGGCGGCCTTCCAGAGACCGACGGCGCGAACGGCGATGAAGGGGCTGATCCTTGCGGGGGGCGGGGCGCATCCGGGCGCGGGGGTGCCGATGGCGGCGCTTTCCGGAAAGCAAGCGGCAGAGGCGATCATCAGCGCCCGAACTTCGACATTGCCGTCCCGCCGGACGGCTACGCCTGGTGGTACGTCGACGGGATCAGCGACGACGGTTCGCGCGCCGTCTCGATCATCGGGTTCATAG
- the crtC gene encoding carotenoid 1,2-hydratase — translation MSDDGSRAVSIIGFIGSVFSPWYRWSGRRDPENHCCINVATYGPSGRFTMTDRGRAALRQTPDQLTVGPSSMRWKGDRLVIEVNEISGLPVISRVVGTITVTPSAVTDQELLLTDDGAHVWRPFAPVSRIEVDLGKHGQWSGHGYFDANFGTRALEADFDYWTWGRYPTSQGASCFYDATRRDGSELAAGFVFGADGTATEVTPPPKRPMRRSLWTVRRETRGDAGTKPKQVKAMLDAPFYCRAAVETVIDGETTTGVHEALDLNRLRGPWLMPMLAVRVPRRAGWRF, via the coding sequence ATCAGCGACGACGGTTCGCGCGCCGTCTCGATCATCGGGTTCATAGGATCGGTCTTTTCGCCCTGGTATCGCTGGTCCGGGCGGCGCGATCCGGAAAATCACTGCTGTATCAACGTCGCCACCTATGGGCCGAGCGGGCGGTTCACCATGACCGACCGGGGCCGCGCGGCGTTGCGTCAGACGCCGGATCAACTGACCGTCGGTCCATCGTCCATGCGGTGGAAGGGCGACCGGCTGGTGATCGAAGTGAACGAGATCAGCGGCCTGCCCGTCATCAGCCGCGTTGTCGGAACCATCACGGTCACACCCAGTGCGGTAACGGACCAAGAGCTGTTGCTGACCGATGACGGCGCCCATGTCTGGCGCCCCTTCGCCCCTGTGTCGCGGATCGAGGTGGACTTGGGCAAGCACGGCCAATGGTCCGGCCACGGATACTTCGACGCCAACTTCGGCACCCGCGCGCTGGAGGCGGATTTCGACTACTGGACATGGGGCCGCTACCCCACGTCGCAGGGCGCGTCCTGCTTCTACGACGCCACCCGCCGCGATGGCAGCGAACTGGCGGCGGGCTTCGTGTTCGGCGCGGATGGGACGGCGACAGAGGTGACGCCGCCGCCGAAACGCCCCATGCGCCGCTCGCTCTGGACCGTGCGGCGCGAGACACGGGGGGACGCGGGAACCAAACCGAAACAGGTGAAAGCCATGCTCGACGCGCCGTTCTACTGTCGCGCGGCGGTAGAGACGGTGATCGACGGAGAGACCACGACCGGCGTGCATGAGGCGCTTGACCTGAACCGCTTGCGCGGGCCGTGGCTGATGCCGATGCTCGCCGTCCGTGTGCCACGCCGGGCGGGGTGGCGGTTCTAG
- a CDS encoding polyprenyl synthetase family protein, translated as MLASRIEPAIEAALRLGQAGSAPPRLAAALRYSCTPGGARIRPTILTSVALACGDPTPRVTDAAATAIELIHCASLVHDDLPCFDDSDLRRGKPSVHRAFSEPLAVLAGDSLIVMGFEVLARAAADSPDRTVALIGLLGRHTGMPGGICAGQGWESEDKIDLRAYHRAKTGALFVAATQMGAVAAGQDPEPWEELGARIGEAFQVADDLRDALMSDDDLGKPAGQDDRHGRPSAVAEFGVQGAAQRLDDILSGAIASIPSCEGEAMLADLVTRYARKLAPREAMRQPGE; from the coding sequence ATGCTCGCCAGCCGGATCGAACCCGCCATCGAAGCCGCCCTGCGTTTGGGGCAAGCGGGCAGTGCGCCGCCGCGTTTGGCCGCTGCGTTGCGTTACAGTTGCACGCCCGGTGGCGCGCGCATTCGGCCAACGATCCTGACAAGCGTGGCGCTGGCCTGCGGCGATCCGACGCCGCGCGTGACGGACGCGGCCGCCACCGCCATCGAGCTGATCCACTGCGCCAGCCTTGTCCACGATGACCTGCCGTGTTTCGACGATTCGGACTTGCGGCGCGGCAAGCCCAGCGTGCACCGTGCGTTTTCCGAGCCGCTGGCCGTGCTGGCGGGCGACAGCCTGATCGTCATGGGGTTCGAGGTGCTGGCCCGCGCTGCTGCGGACTCTCCTGACCGCACTGTTGCCCTGATCGGCCTGCTGGGCCGCCACACCGGCATGCCCGGTGGCATCTGTGCGGGGCAGGGGTGGGAGAGTGAGGACAAGATCGACCTGCGCGCCTACCATCGCGCCAAGACCGGGGCGCTGTTCGTCGCCGCGACGCAGATGGGCGCGGTCGCGGCGGGGCAAGACCCCGAGCCATGGGAAGAGCTTGGCGCGCGCATCGGAGAGGCGTTCCAGGTCGCCGACGACCTGCGCGATGCCCTGATGAGTGATGATGACCTGGGTAAGCCCGCCGGTCAGGACGACCGCCACGGTCGCCCGTCCGCCGTGGCAGAGTTCGGCGTGCAGGGTGCTGCGCAACGATTGGATGACATCCTGTCCGGTGCCATCGCCTCGATCCCGTCCTGTGAAGGCGAAGCGATGCTGGCCGACCTGGTCACACGCTACGCCCGCAAGCTTGCGCCGCGCGAAGCGATGCGTCAGCCCGGCGAATGA
- a CDS encoding RidA family protein, translating into MQRTPVNPWDWSLSLGYNQAEIIEGATRRLICSGQTAVDSGGAPQHPGDMRGQIALALDNLQAVLEAGGMGLGNVTRLGVYATDVDAALANFDLMGQRFGPTGNTPPMTLLGVTRLAIPSLMFEIEAEALAR; encoded by the coding sequence ATGCAACGTACACCCGTGAACCCTTGGGACTGGTCCCTTTCGCTTGGCTACAATCAGGCCGAGATCATAGAAGGCGCAACCCGCCGCCTTATCTGCTCCGGCCAGACGGCTGTGGATTCCGGAGGCGCGCCGCAGCATCCCGGCGACATGCGCGGCCAGATCGCTCTTGCGCTGGATAATCTGCAGGCCGTGCTGGAGGCTGGTGGCATGGGGCTTGGAAACGTGACCCGCCTCGGCGTTTACGCGACCGACGTCGATGCGGCCCTCGCAAACTTCGATCTCATGGGCCAGCGGTTCGGACCAACGGGCAACACCCCTCCCATGACGTTGCTGGGTGTCACTCGTCTCGCCATTCCAAGCCTGATGTTCGAGATCGAGGCAGAGGCATTGGCGCGATAG
- a CDS encoding helix-turn-helix transcriptional regulator: protein MTVRHRQDAIIRHLRRNGSATVAELAQVVGASRRTVLRDIGALREEGYVIDTDPGRGGGVRLDAQSVRTIARLSVSEVFALILGIAAMRAARSLPFQSLADSGLARIEAALPADRLRDLREFMACLYVGEIPPRQDLSNVGQMDPDLLSAFEGAFLQRQHLRFTYTDAKGRQTERIVEPQAMLILPPLWYMVAWDPARDDFRHFRMDRIAVPERVEGTNFRRRHVPFAADVSPYSGLPPYSPSSSGAS, encoded by the coding sequence ATGACCGTTCGCCACCGCCAAGATGCCATCATCCGCCACTTGCGCCGGAACGGGTCAGCCACGGTTGCCGAACTGGCTCAGGTTGTCGGCGCATCCAGGCGCACGGTCTTGCGAGACATCGGCGCGCTGCGCGAAGAGGGCTACGTGATCGACACCGATCCGGGCCGCGGCGGGGGCGTACGACTTGACGCGCAATCGGTGCGCACAATTGCGCGTTTGTCGGTATCAGAGGTCTTCGCGTTGATCCTTGGCATCGCGGCAATGCGAGCCGCCCGCAGTCTGCCATTCCAGAGTCTTGCCGACAGCGGGCTCGCCCGGATCGAGGCGGCACTGCCCGCTGACCGATTGCGCGACCTGCGGGAATTCATGGCGTGCCTCTACGTAGGTGAGATTCCACCCCGGCAGGACTTATCGAATGTCGGCCAGATGGACCCCGATCTTCTGTCCGCCTTCGAGGGCGCATTCCTGCAGCGTCAGCACCTGCGGTTCACCTACACGGATGCCAAGGGCCGGCAAACCGAACGCATCGTCGAGCCGCAGGCGATGCTGATCCTGCCGCCGCTGTGGTATATGGTGGCCTGGGACCCGGCGCGCGATGACTTCCGGCACTTCCGCATGGACCGGATCGCCGTTCCCGAACGGGTCGAGGGCACCAACTTCCGCCGACGCCATGTTCCATTCGCCGCCGATGTCAGCCCCTACAGCGGCCTGCCACCCTACTCTCCGTCGTCGAGCGGTGCGTCCTGA
- a CDS encoding methyltransferase gives MRLPFAGWIARTVSDPAFQNKAARFPLTRPFVRAEGARMFDLVAGFVQSQMLQALVKLDVLERCRSPQTVAALAPDLGLSVDRADLLCRAGVAMGLLSLDGAHFTTTPRGAVLGSVPGLTDMILHHDVLYRDLADPVAFLRGETKPELASFWPYVFGGGAGVEEATRYSKLMADSQALVAEDTLSQVDLRGVARLTDVGGGSGAFAAKVLEAYPDAAVTLFDLPTVLDTVPEALAGKVTKAPASFREDALPEGQGAITLIRVLYDHSDDTVQALLAKTKAALPMGGRLIVSEPMTGGDAPHVAGDVYFATYCAAMGTGQARSQARIAALMRQAGFTDIRAPKPHRAFVTSVVEGRA, from the coding sequence ATGAGGCTGCCCTTTGCCGGGTGGATCGCTCGGACGGTCTCTGACCCTGCGTTTCAGAACAAAGCTGCGCGCTTCCCGCTGACCCGCCCGTTCGTGCGGGCCGAGGGCGCGCGCATGTTCGATCTAGTCGCGGGTTTTGTGCAAAGCCAGATGCTGCAGGCGCTGGTGAAGCTGGACGTGCTGGAGCGATGCCGCTCACCCCAGACCGTAGCCGCCCTTGCCCCCGATCTGGGCCTGTCAGTCGACCGCGCGGACCTGCTGTGTCGCGCCGGTGTCGCCATGGGGCTGCTGTCTTTGGATGGCGCGCACTTCACCACCACCCCGCGCGGCGCTGTGCTGGGCTCCGTGCCCGGCCTGACCGACATGATCCTGCACCATGATGTTCTGTACCGCGATTTGGCCGATCCCGTCGCCTTCCTGCGAGGAGAGACCAAGCCGGAACTGGCCAGCTTCTGGCCCTACGTCTTCGGCGGCGGTGCTGGAGTGGAAGAAGCCACGCGCTACAGCAAGCTGATGGCCGACAGTCAGGCGCTGGTGGCCGAGGACACGCTTTCGCAAGTCGATCTGCGCGGCGTGGCGCGGCTGACGGATGTGGGCGGCGGATCGGGGGCCTTCGCAGCGAAGGTGCTGGAGGCCTATCCAGACGCTGCCGTCACCTTGTTTGACCTGCCAACAGTGCTGGACACGGTGCCCGAAGCGTTGGCGGGGAAGGTGACAAAGGCGCCGGCCTCGTTCCGTGAGGACGCGCTGCCCGAAGGGCAGGGCGCGATCACCCTGATCCGCGTGCTCTACGATCATTCCGATGACACGGTGCAGGCGCTTCTGGCCAAAACGAAGGCTGCGTTGCCAATGGGTGGGCGGCTCATCGTGTCAGAGCCGATGACCGGCGGAGACGCGCCCCACGTCGCAGGGGATGTCTATTTCGCGACCTATTGCGCCGCGATGGGCACGGGCCAAGCGCGCTCTCAGGCCCGTATAGCAGCGCTGATGCGCCAAGCAGGCTTCACGGATATCCGCGCGCCGAAGCCACACCGAGCCTTCGTCACCTCGGTGGTCGAGGGTCGCGCCTGA
- the bchC gene encoding chlorophyll synthesis pathway protein BchC, translated as MDTTAIILEGPRSLGLDTVALAAPTEGDVVVEIATSGVSTGTEKLFWDGRMPPFPGMGYPLVPGYESLGEVVETTPGAGLRVGDTVFVPGADCYDGVRGLFGGASKRIVSAASRLTKVDAGMGENGALLALAATARHAIAGLRTELPDLIVGHGTLGRLLARLTVLAGGGPTVWEVAPDRMGGASGYDVIHPDTDETRDYGCIFDASGRADLLPELIGRIEKGGEIVLAGFYTDPISFAFPPAFMKEARLRVAAEWNANDMSVTRQLVEQGALSLDGLVTHRRSASDGAEAYETAFTDPACLKLLLNWKDVA; from the coding sequence ATCGACACCACGGCCATCATCTTGGAAGGACCGCGCAGCCTGGGGCTGGACACCGTGGCTTTGGCCGCCCCGACCGAGGGCGATGTTGTGGTAGAGATCGCAACCTCCGGCGTGTCGACCGGCACCGAAAAGCTGTTCTGGGATGGGCGCATGCCGCCGTTCCCCGGTATGGGTTACCCGCTGGTGCCCGGCTACGAGAGCCTGGGAGAAGTCGTCGAAACCACGCCCGGCGCGGGCCTTCGGGTCGGTGATACGGTCTTCGTTCCCGGCGCCGACTGCTACGACGGCGTGCGCGGTTTGTTCGGTGGCGCATCCAAGCGAATCGTCTCTGCCGCGTCACGCCTGACGAAGGTCGATGCTGGCATGGGTGAGAATGGCGCGTTGCTGGCGCTGGCCGCCACGGCCCGCCACGCCATCGCCGGGCTACGCACCGAATTGCCCGATCTGATCGTCGGCCACGGGACCTTGGGCCGCCTTCTGGCCCGCCTGACCGTTCTTGCCGGCGGTGGGCCGACCGTTTGGGAGGTCGCGCCCGATCGCATGGGCGGCGCAAGCGGCTATGATGTGATCCATCCAGACACCGATGAGACGCGCGACTACGGCTGCATCTTCGATGCCAGCGGCCGCGCCGACCTGCTGCCCGAGCTGATCGGGCGCATCGAAAAGGGCGGAGAGATCGTGCTGGCCGGGTTTTACACCGACCCCATCAGCTTCGCCTTCCCGCCCGCCTTCATGAAGGAGGCCCGCCTGCGGGTGGCTGCCGAGTGGAACGCGAATGACATGAGCGTGACCCGCCAACTGGTCGAGCAGGGCGCCCTGTCGCTCGACGGGCTGGTTACGCATCGACGCAGCGCATCGGACGGAGCGGAGGCCTATGAGACCGCCTTTACCGATCCCGCCTGCCTGAAACTACTGCTGAATTGGAAGGACGTGGCATGA